One genomic window of Gracilinema caldarium DSM 7334 includes the following:
- a CDS encoding CarD family transcriptional regulator, whose product MSEQVTTFQIDQKVVYPSQGVGKIVSIQDKKFKDQTIPYYVIYLEVTDMTVMVPTVKAEELGIRAIVPQEEAQRALELIGESFEPIPSDWKLRYQMNLDLLKKGSVIDIATIVRSLYHRSKIKELPILERKLYDSALKLLEDEISFSLGKSKEEVEALIFARLEAN is encoded by the coding sequence ATGAGTGAGCAGGTTACTACCTTTCAAATCGACCAGAAAGTGGTCTATCCCAGTCAGGGTGTTGGCAAAATCGTTTCCATCCAGGATAAGAAATTTAAGGACCAGACAATTCCCTACTATGTTATCTATCTCGAAGTAACGGATATGACGGTCATGGTTCCCACAGTAAAGGCTGAAGAACTGGGAATCAGGGCTATTGTCCCCCAGGAAGAAGCCCAGCGTGCCCTGGAGCTTATCGGCGAAAGCTTTGAGCCGATACCTTCAGATTGGAAGTTGCGGTACCAGATGAATCTCGATCTTCTAAAAAAGGGCAGTGTAATCGATATAGCTACGATTGTCCGTTCCCTCTATCATAGAAGCAAAATTAAAGAACTTCCCATTCTGGAACGAAAACTCTATGACTCAGCCTTAAAACTGTTAGAAGACGAGATCAGTTTTTCTCTGGGCAAATCTAAAGAAGAAGTAGAAGCCCTTATTTTTGCACGGCTGGAAGCCAACTAG
- the mnmG gene encoding tRNA uridine-5-carboxymethylaminomethyl(34) synthesis enzyme MnmG gives MDYDVIVVGGGHAGIEASLASARLGLKTLLITQNPDKIGALSCNPAIGGLSKGNLVREVDALGGQMAKLIDATLIQYRVLNRSRGPAVQAPRAQADKWRYQAVARSAVEQQKNLHIFMDTVVDLIVSEDEQHLEGVITERGHRIGCRAAILATGTFMEGKIFIGEYDAPMGRLGEGAAIGLGTSLRRRGFPVGRLKTGTPARIAGETIDYSRLERQDGEEAIPFTFDIEADSRLDRPSVPCWITYTTEKTHEIIRNNIHRSPLYGGKIIGVGPRYCPSLEDKVVRFPDRERHHIFIEPESLETNEMYLNGASSSLPEDVQVAFIHSLPGLEEARIVRPAYAVEYDYLDPQDLYPSLESKRLSGLFVAGQTNGSSGYEEAAAQGIVAGINAAMKLLGKEPLILERSEAYIGVLIDDLTTLGTKEPYRMFTSRAEHRLMLRHDTADARLTPKGRALGLVDDQRWERFQKKVQTLDEITELLRSRKISTDLEHVLTPHIGESLERALTNSQVQLEHIKPFAPELDHYPREWVERVSLDIKYAGYIEKERRAAARTAKMEAMKLPTNLDYRSILGLSAEAKEKLIKIKPLTIGQASRINGVRQGDIAVLIMTAKRYSEEN, from the coding sequence ATGGATTATGATGTAATTGTCGTAGGTGGTGGGCATGCAGGAATCGAAGCATCCCTCGCCAGTGCTCGTTTGGGATTAAAAACCCTACTTATCACGCAAAATCCCGATAAAATTGGGGCCTTATCCTGTAATCCAGCCATCGGCGGTCTTTCAAAGGGCAACCTTGTTCGCGAGGTAGATGCTCTTGGAGGCCAGATGGCAAAACTCATCGATGCAACCCTCATTCAGTACCGAGTATTGAACCGGTCCCGGGGACCTGCGGTCCAAGCCCCTCGGGCTCAAGCTGATAAATGGCGCTACCAGGCTGTAGCCCGTTCTGCAGTAGAACAACAAAAAAACCTTCATATATTCATGGATACCGTAGTTGACCTCATCGTATCAGAGGATGAACAGCATCTTGAAGGTGTTATCACCGAGCGGGGCCACCGGATCGGATGTAGGGCAGCCATTCTGGCCACCGGAACTTTTATGGAAGGTAAAATTTTTATCGGCGAATATGACGCTCCTATGGGTCGCCTTGGTGAGGGTGCCGCTATTGGACTTGGTACCAGTCTACGACGCCGGGGCTTTCCGGTGGGACGCCTAAAAACCGGAACCCCAGCCCGAATTGCCGGTGAAACCATTGACTATTCCAGATTGGAACGACAAGACGGAGAGGAAGCTATCCCCTTTACCTTTGATATAGAAGCAGATAGCCGCTTAGATCGTCCCTCAGTTCCCTGCTGGATTACCTACACAACCGAAAAAACTCACGAAATTATCCGAAACAACATACACCGTTCACCCCTTTATGGGGGAAAAATCATCGGTGTAGGCCCCCGATATTGTCCATCCTTAGAAGATAAGGTAGTTCGATTCCCCGACCGAGAACGGCACCATATTTTCATAGAACCGGAAAGCCTCGAAACCAACGAGATGTATCTTAACGGCGCTTCTAGTTCCTTACCAGAGGATGTACAGGTGGCATTTATCCATAGCCTCCCCGGCCTCGAAGAAGCCCGTATTGTCCGACCTGCCTATGCGGTGGAATATGATTACCTGGACCCTCAGGATCTATACCCATCTCTTGAATCGAAACGGCTTTCAGGCCTTTTCGTAGCAGGCCAGACTAACGGAAGTTCTGGATATGAAGAAGCGGCGGCCCAGGGCATCGTGGCGGGTATCAATGCAGCCATGAAATTACTCGGCAAAGAGCCGCTCATCTTAGAACGGTCCGAAGCGTATATCGGCGTACTTATCGATGATTTGACGACCCTGGGAACCAAGGAGCCGTACCGGATGTTCACGAGCCGGGCGGAGCATCGGCTCATGCTCCGCCACGATACAGCCGATGCTCGGCTGACGCCCAAAGGGCGTGCCCTGGGCCTTGTGGATGACCAGCGTTGGGAACGGTTCCAGAAAAAGGTTCAGACCCTTGATGAAATTACCGAATTGCTTCGTTCCCGGAAGATAAGTACCGATCTAGAGCATGTACTTACTCCCCATATTGGAGAATCCCTAGAACGGGCTCTAACCAATTCCCAGGTCCAACTTGAACATATAAAACCCTTTGCTCCTGAATTAGACCATTACCCACGAGAGTGGGTAGAGCGGGTCAGCTTGGACATTAAATATGCAGGCTATATAGAAAAGGAGCGCCGAGCTGCCGCCCGTACTGCCAAGATGGAAGCCATGAAACTCCCAACAAACCTGGACTACCGATCTATCCTCGGACTCTCTGCAGAGGCAAAGGAAAAATTAATAAAAATTAAACCATTAACCATAGGCCAAGCAAGCCGCATCAACGGAGTTCGTCAGGGAGATATTGCGGTCCTCATCATGACAGCAAAACGGTACTCTGAAGAAAACTAA
- the mnmE gene encoding tRNA uridine-5-carboxymethylaminomethyl(34) synthesis GTPase MnmE — MNRPSYGSNDPIAAHATPLAESALAVIRTAGPGCIDLLANLFSRPKALLSAPGNTIVHGWIQNSQGEKIDEVLLSVFRSPRSYTGEDAVDISCHGGIAIARSILQSLFDGGFRQALPGEFTFRAFMNGKLDLTRSESVVELIEAKTDESRRHALGRLSGVLETEIRAIKEALVHALAATELFLDYSEDDGVSGIAEDGLVLNDQSGTKLPAAIAEAAGIMPDRLRVEQALKDLEALAATYRIEKLYRDGALVAIAGRPNAGKSSLFNRLIKEERSIVTDIPGTTRDYIEAWISLEGIPVRLVDTAGLRQAEDPIEQIGVERSKSIVQAADLILFIIDGKTGFQDSDWHLLKEYQGRELWKDRQIPPILVIWNKSDIAPYHTIETAGFQQLSIAGVFTEFHSFPANPPILAVSAKTGFGIPELALAMRTILEGGPGSIISEGVNMSDAKSVSGHSSATPWAYPGKVSVGIASERQKALVDQAIASLKEALYLADHHAPLDLIAPELREAVESLGEITGEVTTAEILETMFSRFCVGK; from the coding sequence ATGAACCGTCCATCCTATGGCAGCAATGACCCAATCGCTGCCCATGCAACTCCTCTCGCAGAAAGCGCTTTAGCAGTTATCCGTACTGCTGGACCAGGCTGTATTGACCTCTTGGCAAATCTATTTTCCCGGCCAAAAGCCCTTTTAAGTGCTCCAGGAAATACAATAGTCCATGGCTGGATACAAAATAGCCAGGGTGAAAAGATTGATGAGGTACTTCTTTCGGTTTTCCGCAGTCCACGAAGCTATACTGGCGAAGATGCGGTAGATATCTCATGCCATGGTGGTATCGCCATTGCCCGTTCAATTCTCCAAAGTCTCTTTGATGGTGGTTTTCGCCAGGCCTTGCCCGGTGAATTTACCTTCCGTGCCTTTATGAATGGGAAATTGGATCTGACCCGTTCCGAATCGGTGGTTGAATTAATAGAAGCGAAAACCGATGAAAGCCGCCGCCACGCTCTGGGCCGTCTTTCTGGAGTTTTAGAAACTGAAATTCGTGCAATTAAAGAAGCGCTGGTCCATGCTTTGGCTGCAACAGAGCTTTTTCTGGATTACTCTGAAGATGATGGTGTTTCAGGTATTGCTGAGGATGGGCTTGTTCTTAATGATCAATCAGGAACAAAGCTTCCAGCAGCTATAGCAGAGGCTGCAGGGATCATGCCGGACCGGCTCCGAGTAGAACAAGCATTGAAAGACCTGGAAGCTCTTGCAGCAACCTACCGTATTGAAAAATTGTATCGGGATGGAGCCCTGGTAGCAATAGCAGGCCGCCCCAATGCGGGTAAATCAAGCCTTTTCAACCGCCTTATAAAGGAAGAACGCTCCATAGTGACTGACATCCCCGGCACCACTCGGGACTATATAGAAGCATGGATTTCTTTGGAGGGCATTCCTGTAAGACTCGTTGATACGGCAGGTCTTCGCCAGGCAGAAGATCCTATTGAACAAATTGGGGTGGAACGAAGTAAAAGCATAGTACAGGCAGCGGACCTCATCCTTTTCATAATAGATGGGAAAACAGGCTTTCAAGATTCAGACTGGCACCTACTCAAAGAATATCAGGGAAGAGAACTGTGGAAAGACCGTCAGATTCCCCCTATCCTTGTGATCTGGAATAAATCTGATATAGCTCCCTATCATACAATAGAAACCGCTGGTTTCCAACAGCTTTCGATTGCCGGAGTATTTACAGAATTCCATTCTTTTCCAGCAAATCCACCGATCCTTGCGGTGAGCGCTAAAACAGGTTTTGGTATACCTGAACTCGCTCTTGCAATGAGGACTATCCTTGAAGGAGGACCGGGATCTATCATTAGCGAAGGGGTAAATATGTCCGATGCAAAAAGTGTGTCGGGACATTCCTCTGCAACACCGTGGGCTTACCCTGGGAAAGTATCCGTCGGTATTGCCTCTGAACGGCAAAAAGCTCTGGTTGATCAGGCTATAGCATCCCTTAAGGAAGCCCTCTATCTTGCAGACCATCATGCTCCCTTGGATTTGATAGCCCCGGAACTTAGAGAAGCGGTGGAATCCTTGGGTGAAATTACCGGTGAAGTTACCACCGCTGAAATTCTCGAAACCATGTTCAGCCGATTCTGTGTCGGTAAATAG
- a CDS encoding endonuclease III domain-containing protein, which translates to MPNSSVPWDTIFAILETWQQDLEKQGIDLPSVSNLAFEAETDTYRPWVVLVSTVISLRTKDAVTLSSSRRLLAKAPTPEALVKLTKDEIAQSIYPAGFYRTKAEHLHTIADLLIHQYDGKVPDTLEVLLSLPGVGRKTANLVLSEGFGQDAICVDTHVHRICNRTGWVVTKVPEETEQALRHILPRPYWRRINWLLVQFGQQICRPQSPLCSQCPLTSFCKRQGVSKSR; encoded by the coding sequence ATGCCCAATTCTAGTGTTCCCTGGGATACCATATTTGCAATCCTCGAGACATGGCAGCAAGATCTCGAAAAACAAGGTATAGACCTCCCTTCGGTGAGCAATCTCGCGTTTGAAGCCGAAACCGATACCTACCGACCCTGGGTTGTTTTAGTATCTACCGTTATCAGCCTACGAACAAAAGATGCGGTTACCCTTTCCAGTTCCCGGCGCCTCCTTGCAAAAGCACCTACACCGGAAGCACTGGTAAAGCTTACGAAGGACGAAATCGCTCAATCTATCTATCCTGCGGGCTTTTATCGGACCAAAGCTGAACACCTGCATACCATTGCAGATCTCCTCATCCACCAGTATGATGGAAAGGTACCTGATACTCTGGAAGTGCTTCTCAGCCTTCCTGGGGTCGGTAGAAAAACTGCAAACCTGGTCCTATCGGAAGGCTTCGGCCAGGATGCCATCTGTGTGGATACCCATGTGCATCGGATCTGCAACCGGACTGGCTGGGTTGTTACGAAGGTACCGGAGGAAACTGAACAGGCGCTTCGCCATATCCTGCCCCGCCCCTATTGGCGACGAATAAACTGGCTCCTTGTACAGTTTGGTCAGCAGATCTGCCGCCCCCAGAGCCCTCTTTGTTCCCAGTGCCCCCTGACTTCCTTTTGCAAACGTCAGGGGGTTTCGAAATCTAGATGA
- a CDS encoding IspD/TarI family cytidylyltransferase: MEGRTIAAVITAAGASSRMGGIKKEYHLLGDGRLDGAGKPLTVLGSAVLAFAACSDISYIVITVPSNPETGEMKARQALPVFPGTLSPKQKIIFVPGSNTRRSSVHHALELLKAYHVDYVLIHDGARPWVQTPLIQRTIQEVILHKAVIPVMPLVETPKEINAEGIITRHLRRANIVSAQTPQAFYFPEILSAHELAEHEELEKGKEFTDDAEVWGQFIGPVYTILGDPGNKKITFPEDLP; the protein is encoded by the coding sequence ATGGAAGGTAGAACCATTGCGGCAGTAATTACTGCGGCAGGGGCTTCTAGTCGGATGGGGGGTATCAAAAAAGAGTACCACCTTTTAGGTGATGGCAGATTAGATGGAGCTGGAAAACCCCTTACAGTTCTTGGTTCCGCTGTATTGGCCTTCGCAGCCTGCTCTGATATTTCATATATCGTCATTACCGTTCCTTCCAATCCAGAAACCGGTGAAATGAAAGCCCGGCAAGCCTTGCCGGTTTTTCCGGGAACGCTTTCCCCTAAGCAAAAAATCATTTTTGTTCCTGGATCAAACACTCGCCGATCAAGTGTGCATCATGCGCTAGAGTTACTCAAAGCCTATCATGTGGACTATGTACTCATTCATGATGGGGCCCGCCCCTGGGTACAAACGCCCCTTATTCAACGTACTATCCAGGAGGTCATCCTCCATAAAGCGGTAATTCCAGTTATGCCCTTAGTAGAAACCCCGAAGGAGATAAATGCGGAAGGTATTATTACCCGACACCTCCGCCGGGCAAACATTGTTTCAGCCCAAACGCCGCAGGCTTTTTATTTTCCAGAAATACTATCCGCCCACGAGCTTGCAGAACACGAAGAGCTTGAAAAGGGAAAAGAATTCACCGATGATGCAGAAGTATGGGGACAATTCATTGGGCCGGTGTATACTATACTAGGAGATCCAGGCAATAAAAAAATTACCTTTCCGGAGGATCTGCCATGA
- the ispF gene encoding 2-C-methyl-D-erythritol 2,4-cyclodiphosphate synthase yields the protein MIRIGLGKDLHRLVEGRPFIVGGITIPSDKGELGHSDGDVLCHAIIDALLGASGLGDIGEFFPPSDLQWKNADSMELLKKSVELVYQKGWKVINIDCVLTCESPKLLPYRQSIRESLAKALQITVDRIFVKGKTNERVDAIGAGMAVEALAVCLLEHAQF from the coding sequence ATGATACGAATCGGTTTGGGAAAAGATCTTCATCGGCTGGTTGAAGGTCGCCCCTTTATTGTAGGAGGAATAACAATTCCCTCTGACAAGGGAGAATTGGGCCATTCCGATGGGGATGTGCTCTGCCACGCAATTATCGATGCGCTCTTAGGCGCTTCTGGTCTTGGCGATATTGGGGAGTTCTTTCCACCGAGTGATCTCCAATGGAAAAATGCCGATTCTATGGAATTACTGAAAAAATCTGTTGAGCTTGTGTACCAGAAGGGCTGGAAAGTCATCAATATTGATTGTGTTCTTACCTGTGAAAGTCCAAAATTACTTCCCTATCGGCAGAGCATCAGGGAATCTCTTGCTAAAGCCTTACAAATCACGGTGGATCGGATTTTTGTAAAGGGGAAAACCAACGAAAGGGTTGATGCGATTGGTGCAGGTATGGCTGTAGAAGCTCTGGCAGTATGTCTCCTGGAACATGCCCAATTCTAG
- a CDS encoding peptide ABC transporter substrate-binding protein, with product MKASHVLYISFITIIMVTSCISNKNGIIVPAPPQTSSTSDRSETPETKNEMQGTIENSPDQHLTPLAEGRPDPQNKEELTVVFSSGSVEFDPRKSFLASEAQLFTALYEGLFSYNPLTLEPIPAVAESWKLSDDKKTWTFTLRSTARYWNGDKLTSQHFRDAWISLLDPAGNNPYSSLFDIIVGAKEYRTGQNKDSKEVGIECPDEKTLIVHLNAPAAFFPSMLCHHSFSPIHPNMIGITDWSKQVPISNGPYYLVEQHKDRLVLAKNELYWDSKRVALKKLIIRFTQDGEEAASLWNSGEARWIAGDVNLEALQDRSGIVVNAMFATYYFYIRSSRSPWNDSRVRQALSLTLPWDAIRQGYYLPAETLIYPIPGYPKPKGLTETNLEKAQQLLKEAGFPKGVGMPTLVIKISQSKEAYRIASIMASAWKDGLGVPVDIKVTSYDSYLDELKKDDYVVGSSTWIGDFADPYTFLQMWRWDSNLNDARFHDPVYENLIDQSMKEEGEVRWQTLSRAEEQLLQGGTVLPIAYTPALNIIDMNEIDGWYPNPLDIHPFKYLVYATFRALPGVAWGPIHQNNNL from the coding sequence ATGAAAGCATCACATGTACTTTATATTTCGTTTATAACAATTATTATGGTAACTTCCTGTATTTCAAATAAGAACGGAATAATAGTACCAGCTCCTCCACAGACAAGTAGCACCTCAGATCGTTCAGAAACTCCTGAAACAAAGAACGAAATGCAAGGTACTATAGAAAATAGTCCCGACCAGCATCTAACTCCCTTGGCAGAGGGGAGGCCTGACCCTCAGAATAAGGAAGAGCTTACCGTTGTTTTCTCATCTGGGTCTGTCGAATTTGACCCTCGGAAATCATTCCTCGCTTCGGAAGCTCAACTATTTACCGCCCTGTATGAGGGACTCTTTTCCTACAATCCGTTAACCCTTGAACCGATTCCCGCGGTGGCTGAATCCTGGAAACTTTCAGATGATAAGAAGACCTGGACTTTTACCCTGCGCAGTACTGCCCGGTATTGGAATGGGGACAAACTTACATCACAACATTTCCGAGATGCCTGGATTTCGCTGCTCGATCCAGCGGGAAACAACCCCTATTCTTCCTTGTTTGATATAATCGTCGGTGCCAAGGAATATCGAACTGGACAAAACAAGGATTCTAAAGAGGTTGGCATAGAATGCCCTGATGAAAAAACGCTTATCGTACATCTGAATGCACCGGCAGCCTTTTTCCCCAGCATGCTCTGTCATCATTCCTTTAGCCCTATTCATCCAAACATGATAGGAATTACCGATTGGTCAAAACAGGTTCCTATCTCAAACGGACCTTACTATCTTGTTGAACAACATAAAGACCGTCTTGTCCTTGCAAAAAATGAGCTCTATTGGGATTCAAAACGGGTTGCTCTAAAAAAACTAATTATCCGCTTTACCCAGGATGGAGAGGAAGCAGCCAGTCTCTGGAATTCTGGGGAAGCCAGATGGATTGCTGGTGACGTGAACCTGGAAGCCCTTCAGGACCGCAGTGGTATTGTGGTAAACGCAATGTTTGCCACCTATTATTTCTATATCCGTTCTTCTAGATCCCCATGGAATGACAGCCGTGTCCGTCAGGCCTTAAGCCTTACATTACCCTGGGATGCTATTAGACAGGGCTACTACCTTCCCGCAGAAACCCTTATTTATCCTATTCCAGGGTACCCTAAACCAAAGGGATTAACAGAAACAAACCTTGAAAAGGCACAACAACTACTTAAAGAAGCAGGATTTCCCAAAGGGGTTGGTATGCCTACCCTCGTTATTAAGATCAGCCAGTCAAAAGAAGCATATCGTATTGCAAGCATCATGGCTTCGGCATGGAAAGATGGTCTAGGTGTACCGGTCGATATTAAAGTTACTTCCTATGACTCCTATCTTGATGAGTTAAAAAAAGATGATTATGTGGTTGGTTCTTCTACCTGGATTGGTGATTTTGCAGACCCCTATACCTTTCTCCAGATGTGGCGCTGGGATTCCAATTTAAATGATGCCAGATTCCATGATCCGGTTTATGAAAACCTTATAGACCAGTCTATGAAAGAAGAAGGAGAGGTCCGCTGGCAGACCCTGTCTAGGGCGGAAGAACAACTTCTGCAAGGTGGTACCGTGCTTCCTATTGCTTATACCCCAGCCCTGAACATCATCGACATGAACGAAATAGATGGCTGGTACCCCAATCCGCTGGACATTCATCCCTTTAAATACCTGGTCTATGCAACATTTAGAGCGCTTCCCGGAGTAGCATGGGGACCTATTCACCAAAATAATAATTTATGA
- a CDS encoding glutaredoxin domain-containing protein, with product MAVNVYSTQSCPYCTMVKNYLRQKGVPFTDYDVGRDQRRAEEMVRKSGQMGVPVVDINGKIIIGFNKAEIDRALNR from the coding sequence ATGGCTGTTAATGTATATTCAACTCAGAGTTGTCCCTATTGTACTATGGTAAAAAATTACCTACGCCAGAAAGGTGTTCCCTTTACTGACTATGATGTAGGCCGGGATCAGCGACGAGCCGAGGAAATGGTCCGTAAATCAGGTCAAATGGGAGTACCCGTGGTAGATATTAATGGGAAAATAATTATAGGTTTTAATAAAGCGGAGATAGATCGAGCTCTCAATCGCTAA